The DNA window ATCAGGCTTCCTAAGCCGATGGCATAGGAGTGCTGTGACGACCAGTTATTGCAGGTGCTGCCGCTGAGCAGGTGAATATCAACATCGCGCGGGTTGAGCAGCAGCCGCGCCTTAGTGACCGGCGGGCGCGACTCCAGAGTCGATAGTGCCACCAGCGCCACGCAGCTGCCGAGGGCCAGCAGGAACAATCCCCAGACGATAAAGGTGCTAATCCGCTTACGTTTTTCAGGTTTTGCGGGCGGCGCAATCTCCGGCGCGGCCATATTGGGCTGCGGGGAGGCCGACGGCGTGCCAGGTTCAGCCATCGGTGTTTCTGCAGGAATAACCGGCGTCAGTTCCTCCCCCTCTTCCGTACACCAGATAACCGGTACCGTCAGCTTATAGCCGCGTTTGGGTACGGTAGCGATATATTCCAGGCTGCTATCGTCGCCATCTTTCAAAGATTTGCGCAATTCGGAGATACTTTGCGTCACAACGTGACTGGTGACCACATTGCGGGTCCAGACGTTATCAATAAGCTCGTCCCGGCTGAGTACTTCTCCGGGATGGCGGGCAAAGAAAACCAGAAGATCGATCAGGCGCGGTTCGAGAGTTAGCTGACGCCCCTTGCGGCTAATTTGGTTAACAGAGGGAGTAACCAGCCATTCTCCAACGCGAACAACAGGTTGTTGCATAAACAAGAGCCCCAGGACGAAAAAGGGAAAGGCGCGATGATAACACATTTCCCCTACCTATTTATGATAGGGGTCATGACCTTGAACGCGATATATTCCTCTTCGTTTTTAATGCCTGGCAAAATTTCATTTGCGAATGATAAAAATCAGATAACCAAAGAGGATATTTGTGAGCACTTTAAAAGTAGCAATAAGATGAGGTCGTAGGGATTGTTTGTGAGGAGGAAAAATAGAGAGCTTATGAATTTTTCGAACGACCAGAAAGCTGGGGCCCTTTTCGGACGCTGAAGTTCAGCCAACAATAGCTGAACTTCAGCGCTTAGACGTGTAATGACAACCAATGATTAAACATTCGACTGCGAGACATGTCGGGCCGCTGCAGCATTGGCACTCGCCACCGCTTCCGCTAACGACTTATTGGCCGTTAAAGAGGCACACAGCGCTCCCACAAAGCAGTCTCCGGCCCCATGAGTGCTAACCAGTTTAACCTTCTGAGCGGGTAAAGTTTGAGCAACATCACCAGACTCGCACCAGGCGACACCATGTTCACCGGCGGTCACAATCACCTTATTAAAGCGCTTCGCCAGTGCCGTCGCGGCCTGCTGCGCCGAGGCTAAATCCTCGACGGTGACGCCACACATATCACGAGCTTCAATGGCGTTGACGATCAGGATATCGATAAGCGCAGCAAACTGCTCGCCAAGACGGCGCGCTGGTGCGGCATTAATACACACTGGGATGCTGCGCTGTTTTGCCGTACTCGCTGCCAGCAAATTAACCGTCTCAGGGACTTCATTTTGCAAAACCAGCATGCTGACGTTGTCCCAGAAGTGCGCGTCCTGAAATACGCTAGCGGGAATTTTCTGGTTAGCGTTAGAGACCACTACCGCACCATAATCGCCTTCCTCATCGGAAATAGCCACGCTCATCCCCGAAGGGCTATCCGCCACCAACGCCACCGCGCTGACATCAATACCTGCCTGTCGTAAGGTATCAACCAGGAAACGGCCCTGCTCATCCGTGCCAACAGCTCCGGCAAAACAGACCTCTGCGCCAGATTTGGCCGCTGAGATCGCCTGGTTCCCCCCTTTGCCGCCAAACTTATAGCGACAGGCGGTGCCCATTACCGTTTCGCCTTTCTCAGGCCGATGGTGTGCATCAATCATAATGTCGTAATGGAGGCTGCCTGCGACTGCAATTTTGTTCATAACTAGAACTCCCGAAGATCCTGAACCGCACGCTGGGTTTTCATCAGGTTTTTCTCTGCCCGACTAAGATCCTTTTTAGCGATAGCCACAAACAGCGCATCCAATATATTGAGCTGAGCAATACGCGATGCGGCATTTTCACCAAGTAGATGCGACCCTTGAGATGTTGAATTCAGTACCACATGCGCGTTTTGCGCAATAGGTGACTCTGCATAATTAGTGACGACAATAACTTTGGCGCCGTTACGTGCGGCAAGTTTCACCGGAGCATTCACCGCACGGGTCGCTCCGGAATGGCTTATGGCAATCACCACATCATCATCAGATAACACTGCAGCAGACATCAACATAATATGTGCATCATCATAAACTGAAGACTTTATGCCTATTTTCAGCAGTTTGTGCGCAAGATCGCGGGCAACTGTCGCTGAACCACCAACGGCATACAGGTCAATATGACGCGCTTTAAATATAATATCCGCCGCACGATTGAATTCAGAAATATCAAGAATAGACATGGTCTCTTCGATAGCCTGAATTGAGGTGCGAAATACCTTAGCCAGAAGCTGTTCAGAGGTATCATCAGGCTCAATTTCCGCATGCAATCCCGCAACTTCTGATTCGTTATAATAAATCAGGCTACTTCTGAAATGTCTGAAGCCAGTAAAGTTAAGCTTTTTAGTTATTTTAACAATCATGGCTTCCGAGACATTATTTTCCTGAGCAATTTCTTTTAAAGAAGTCTGCTCCGTCAGATCGGTCCGGGAAATTATTGCCTCAACAACACGACGTTCCAGTGGTGTCAGTTGGGGCAAACGCATACGTATCTGAGCGCCAATGGCTCGTGGATCCTGCTTCATTACTTGCCTCGGGTTGCTCTGTCAATTAACATCGCTATGATAATAATAAGGCCTGTTGCAAGCAATTGATAAAATGCCTGAATATTTAGCAGCGTCAGTCCGTTACGTAATGCCCCCAGAATAATAACCCCGATTAACGTGCCGAATATGCTGCCTTTGCCCCCCATCAGCGACGCTCCACCAATCGCCGCGGCGGCAATGGCATCCAGCTCCCATAATGTTCCGATAGTGGGTTCCGCTGCGCCCAGGCGGCCAATCAGTATCAGTGAGGCCAGCGAGGCAAGAACACCAGAGATGACGTAAACGGTAATTTTCGTACGTCTGACCGGTACGCCCGCCACGCGTGCAGCCTCTTCATTACCGCCAATCGCCAGAATATATTCTCCGATCGGGGTTTTGTTCATCACCGTCCACAGCACAAAAGCAATAATGGCGACAATAACAATCGGCATTGGAACGCCAAACAGCGAGCTGTTAATGATATCCCTGAACGATGCAGGGATACCAAATACCGGATTGCCACCAGTAAAGATCAGCGCAATAGCCCGGAAAAGCGATAACCCCCCCAGGGTGACAATAAACGGCTGTAAGCCAGCCCATGCGATAAGCGTCCCGCTGAAAAGTCCGCACATTGCGCCGACGCCCAGCGTCATCAGGATAGCCAGCGGAACAGGAACCCCTGCAACCATGAGCGAAGCGCCGAAGACGGCTGACATTGCGGCGGTCGGGCCAACGGATAAATCAATACCACCAGAAATGATAACTAAAGTCATTCCCAGGGCAATTAATGCATTAATTGAAGATTGCTGAAGAACATTAAGTAAATTAGGTAACGTCAAGAATACCGGTGATAAAAAAGAGAAGGTAACAATAATTATCAGCAATCCGATTAACGTCCCAGCATCGCGCACATTAAATTTAAGCAGTGAGGACGGTAATGTTCTATTTTTACTTGCTTGTGTCATCATGGTTATGGCCTTTCAATATTACTGGTGATAAGTCAGGCAATATGGCCCGCATCATTAATAGCAAAACGGGCGATATTCTCTTCAGTAATAGAATCCCCCGTTAACTCCTGAGTTATTTTCCCTTCCCGCATAACCAGAACACGGTCAGAAATTCTAA is part of the Klebsiella huaxiensis genome and encodes:
- a CDS encoding ribokinase, encoding MNKIAVAGSLHYDIMIDAHHRPEKGETVMGTACRYKFGGKGGNQAISAAKSGAEVCFAGAVGTDEQGRFLVDTLRQAGIDVSAVALVADSPSGMSVAISDEEGDYGAVVVSNANQKIPASVFQDAHFWDNVSMLVLQNEVPETVNLLAASTAKQRSIPVCINAAPARRLGEQFAALIDILIVNAIEARDMCGVTVEDLASAQQAATALAKRFNKVIVTAGEHGVAWCESGDVAQTLPAQKVKLVSTHGAGDCFVGALCASLTANKSLAEAVASANAAAARHVSQSNV
- a CDS encoding MurR/RpiR family transcriptional regulator, which translates into the protein MKQDPRAIGAQIRMRLPQLTPLERRVVEAIISRTDLTEQTSLKEIAQENNVSEAMIVKITKKLNFTGFRHFRSSLIYYNESEVAGLHAEIEPDDTSEQLLAKVFRTSIQAIEETMSILDISEFNRAADIIFKARHIDLYAVGGSATVARDLAHKLLKIGIKSSVYDDAHIMLMSAAVLSDDDVVIAISHSGATRAVNAPVKLAARNGAKVIVVTNYAESPIAQNAHVVLNSTSQGSHLLGENAASRIAQLNILDALFVAIAKKDLSRAEKNLMKTQRAVQDLREF
- a CDS encoding ABC transporter permease; the protein is MMTQASKNRTLPSSLLKFNVRDAGTLIGLLIIIVTFSFLSPVFLTLPNLLNVLQQSSINALIALGMTLVIISGGIDLSVGPTAAMSAVFGASLMVAGVPVPLAILMTLGVGAMCGLFSGTLIAWAGLQPFIVTLGGLSLFRAIALIFTGGNPVFGIPASFRDIINSSLFGVPMPIVIVAIIAFVLWTVMNKTPIGEYILAIGGNEEAARVAGVPVRRTKITVYVISGVLASLASLILIGRLGAAEPTIGTLWELDAIAAAAIGGASLMGGKGSIFGTLIGVIILGALRNGLTLLNIQAFYQLLATGLIIIIAMLIDRATRGK